The sequence below is a genomic window from Vigna radiata var. radiata cultivar VC1973A unplaced genomic scaffold, Vradiata_ver6 scaffold_1580, whole genome shotgun sequence.
GTCTCTTTATGAGGCTTGGCATAGGTCTAACAGGTTGTCACTAAACTTGATGCGCATGTCTATGGCAGAGAACGTAAAGNCTTCCATGCCCAAAACAGAAAACGCAAAGGAATTTATGAAAATGATCAAGGAGTACTCACAATCAGACATAACTGACAAGTCTATTGTGGGAACTCTCATGAGTGAGCTGACTACCAAAAAGTTTGACTGGTCACAGCCCATACATGAACATGTAACAGGAATGGCTAATATAGCAGCTAGATTGAAGTCAATGGGAATGGAGGTGAACGAGTCCTTTCTAGTACAGTTCATCATGAACTCTCTTCCTCCTGAGTTTGGCCAGTTCCAAGTGAATTACAACACTATTAAGGATAAGTGGAACTTTCAAGAAATCAAAGCCATGTTGGTTCAAGAGGAA
It includes:
- the LOC106752914 gene encoding uncharacterized protein LOC106752914, producing the protein MNLAGLSNNVIKFNGLNYADWSEQIQFQLGVLDLDMAIMMDEMPAXITETSTNDEKSLYEAWHRSNRLSLNLMRMSMAENVKXSMPKTENAKEFMKMIKEYSQSDITDKSIVGTLMSELTTKKFDWSQPIHEHVTGMANIAARLKSMGMEVNESFLVQFIMNSLPPEFGQFQVNYNTIKDKWNFQEIKAMLVQEEGRLKKMRDHSVHLTTHEGTSFSK